The sequence below is a genomic window from Setaria italica strain Yugu1 chromosome IV, Setaria_italica_v2.0, whole genome shotgun sequence.
GGCTACATCGTACGTATAGTAGGTGCAGCTGCGCGACATGCAGTACCGATGCTTGTACGTCTAAACTAGTGATGAATTGAATGCCATGGTGGCAACACAAATCTGCCCATTCATGTCGAGAACTGATGGTATATGATGATCGAAATAAAGTATACAACTAtaggttttctttttctttttccttgtaaGAACTGATGAACATAATGAGAATCTAATTAATTAAGGGTGAATGTCCCATTTTTAAGAAGCTAAACTAAAATTAACAATCCATAAACAAAAGTGGTTTTGGCGCTCTCATTCTTCCCGTCGATGAAATCAAAAGTAAATTTGCGGTTTAATATATGTATGatatatatactccctctatttcGAACTGTTCGACCTGATAATCCGATATGATCACGCCAGCACACTTTGATTAATAATATacctatatatattatattatatttctCGTGACTATAAAATCAACACCATAAGAAAAAATCAAATATTAATAGAACATATTATTGAATCGTATGCTATACTCTACAAAACATTAAGCCTTTTGTTTGACAAGGATAGATTAAGAGGTTTTGGTCTGCAGGACATCACCATATTGTGCGATATATGCACATTGCAAATATTGATTTGATCTCCAGCCCAATGCAAAACACACAGCACATAAGAAATCTATTTTATCCTTCTCCATCTGATCCTCCCCTCTCTTTCATCCTATTTTCCCTATCTGACGCTCTAGAGCTGGACGGGAGCGACTACAAGCTAATCTCGCTGGAGACCTCATATGTTAGCTGGCCTCCATGGAGTGACCGAGCGGGCTGATGCACACCCCAAATCTCGAGACACCACCCGGGTGCCTCCCAGTCCCAGACGGTGACATCGAAGGAAGCCATGACGAGCATGGAGAACCTGTGTTGCGGCATTTGTCGCTCCTTTATGTTGATTGGCtcatggcggccggcggcagcagccggtTTGTGGCAACTGGTGACGAGGCATAGTCGGCAATGGCGCGGCTCGCGATGGTCAGCGTGGTGCATCGTcggtgggagagaagagaggatGAAAGATAAGAGGGAGAATATGACAAGTGAGCCTGAGGATAGAAAGATCCTTTTACTCCTCTTCTCAGCCTGAAAAAATCAATTTATTTGGTACAGTGTATTAGGGACCAAATCATGCTTTCATGGTGTGTTTGAGAATAAATGGAAGTTTGTCATGCGTGCTGTGCAAAACCATATTTTGGTGGTGTCCTACCTACTAAAAATCCTAGATTAAGAAACTCAAATATTAGGATGCGAGCACTtctgaaaagaaagaaatggaGAGCTTGATGAATTGACTGTCATTCCTACTCACTCCTCTCCTAGGGccatgtttacttccctccaaactcccaactttgacactatgcaaaaagaagattccccatcacatcaaacttacggtacatgcatggagtactaaatgtagacgaaatcaaaaattaattgcacagttttgttgtactttgcgagacgaatcttttgagcctaattagtcaatatttggacaataattcacaaatacaaacgaaacgctacagttacgcatttatggcaaaatgctaattttgcctatcccaaattgggaactaaacaaggccctagctGATCACGCACGCCTGACAAGCACGAAACTGTACCCACGCATCCATTCATCCATCCATCGATTTGCTTGCTATCGTGTCAGGTTCAGGCCCGCGAGACCTGGAACGGATGACTGAACTGAATGAACCGTCGTCGTCGCAGGAGTTTTGTGTGAAGTCTTTGATGAGAGCATTGAGCTGCAGAGCATAGCTGCGGGGCGTGTGGAAGTGGCATTTCAGAAAGGGCTCTTTGGTACTGTGCAAAAATGGAAACGGGGTGTCGGGGGGCAAGCACCGGGACGCAACGCCGCGACGGGGACGCGAGAGTGGGAATGGCAACAGACAAAACGCATGGCGACATGTCAAGACACAGGCCGGCCGGTTGGCTACTGGCCATGCTGTGTGCCTGTCAACTCCATCCGGGCTTTTTGACACAATGACACACACAGTCACACACCACCTTCTCCACAGACCACATCAGCTAGCTCGAACAGCCTTTTGGAAGGGAAAGGCCCCTAGCTCCTGCATGGGCTAGCCACTACGCTCCTGCTCTCCTGCATGCACACTACAGGCTACAAGTACTAGTCTCGCTGTCCACCGTAGACGCAACCAAATTTTCACAATTAGCAGAGCATTTGGGCCATCAATTAGCAGAGCATTTGGGCCATCAATGTATAATAAGGTACTTTAGAACACACTTTCCCCTTGTCATTTGGATGATGATATTTGGGATGATTGCGTACAGCCCAACTATTTGAGAAAATGATTGTAATGATGTTTGATAAATAAAAGAGAGAAATGATTATATCGTACTACCGCGATTGAACGTTTATTTATGTTCGATAAGGTGCGATTGACTTGTCTAGAAAAATATTTTTCCTATTATGATTTCTTGATTTATGTTTTTTAACAAATATAGCAGTGAAGGTTATGTTTTAgaaactttcaaaaaaaaaacctctCCCCTTTCTACATGAGGGGTTAATTATAAATGTTTCATGTGGCTTTAAAAGGAAAAATCTATTGGCCTAATAAATCCTCTATGTGACAACTTCAACTGGTAGACATAAATACATAATCGACATCGTGCATTATCAACTTAGCAAAATATGCACGAAAAGAATGATTTTATATAACTTATGGTGGTATTGATACCATCGCAAAAGGAAGAAATTAATAAACGTAGGTGCTGGATCTCTATCCAACAACTGAAATAATCCATCGCCCGAATAGTTGGGTAATCTCAAGCTATTTGACAATTAACACCCCTTAAACAATTTCtttttaataaataaaagaCACCTAGGGCATCTTATATCTGATACATATTAAGAAAAACCACCCTAACATTTGCAGATAAGACCCCCATTAAAACTAATTACGATAAAAATCCAACAAGGTCTTTTTCCTGAACCACCACAAGTCCATATCCATGGCTACTCCTTGCTAGTCCCCATCAACATCAATATCGTCACaggtagaaaaaagaaaattcagaGAGCTAAACAAGATCAAACCCCAATCGATGGCTTTTGGAGACCCCAGCCCGAAATGGAACCATAACTTCACTTAAGAAATTCCCGCAAAAAAAGAAACTAGCTTCACTTAAGAAACATCTGCAGGTGTGCCCCAGGCTCATACGTGATTTGCTCCTACTCGATCATCCGTCGATGCAATCTCATACCAAAAAAAACCGCTACAAACGCTAGACCAATCATCTCTCATCTGCTTGCTCTGTATCATGCCACAGAATCTGATCCACTGCCAAACACGACTGAATCACCAAACATCACACCCATGAACATCAAAAATCCGACACCATGAATATGAAACCCACTGTCATTCACACACCGCCATGGAGGAAATCACCGGACCAAAATCGATCGATCTATCATCACTACAAACGGGGAGGATGAACTCAAAATTGTTTCCAGCCTAAATTAAATGTATATAGCATGTCTACTAGATGGATATGTCTCCGCTCCTCTTGGCTCTTACCGCCTGCCGAGGAGGAGGATACTAGGATAGGGTATGGTGACCTAGCTAGGTGGTGATGCTCAACTGATATCCTATATTTTGTTGAATTACATGTAAGAAGGTTATCTCTGTTATTTATCATGTCAAAATAGCactgcaatgcaatgcatcatgCTTCCAACAGAAACAGCCCAAGGGCTGAGATGGTTCAATTAGCTAGAAAAGAGCCAGCCCAAGGTCCAAACTAAGATTAAGACAGGACGTCAATGGTGGATTCTTTAAAAGGGCAGGATGGATTAGAGCAGAATGTTTAGTAGAAGAGAGCTGGATTACTGGATTAGGATTAGAGGGTCATGTCTGCTTGGTAGTAGTATATGGGTTACTGATCTTGAgatcatcacaattcacaaagatACGCTGAGAAACACCGGCATGCAACTTCATAGTCATAGATAAAATTGAATACGAGACAGGAGACACTGGCTGTAACGTTCTCGCAACCGTTTCTTGGATTTCAGCAACACATGAATGGATTCAAAACCTCCAGAGCAAAATTAATGTTTGCCCACCATCTGTCTCTGCCCTGCTACTGCTGCCAACATCTTGACGATGCCTGTATGTGTACATGTCTGCATAGAATGACAGGACGACAAAAGCTTGCAAGGCCTATGACTGCCTACCCGGCCAAGCTATCACACTTCACCCCAACATTTCTCCGTTTGCAGTTTGCTTAAGATTGGGATCTCAAATTCTCGATCATATGCGATTCCGTTCCAAACCAGCTTCCGTGTCCGTTTGGCTGCAAGCTGCAACCTTTGCAGGGCTCACATGAAATCCCTCAGCATATCCTGCTGCATATCAACCTTGCCCTCTCCAGCTACTTCCACTGCTTCACACCTGCAGCAGGCTTGCAGCTGCCTCGATCTCCCACGTACTCCGATCCAATCCGATCCGATCACCCAGCAGAAGATTGTGTAGAGCGTAGGGCAGGGCAGCATGATGCAGCAGGCTCCTCaccacctgccgcgcctccacccgtcgtcgtcgtcctcgtcggagCCGGAGGAGATGGACCCCCGCGTGTGGCGCCGGCTGCCGCAGCCGCTGGTGGACCGCGTGCTGGCGTGCCTCCCGACGCCGtccttcctccgcctccgcgcagCCTGCCGCCGCTTCTACGGCCTCCTCTACTCCTCGCCGTTCCTCCactcccacctcctcctctccccgcaCCTTCCCTTCTTCGCCTTCGCCGTTCCCTCCGCGCCGgggcacctcctcctcctcgaccccaCCAGGCGGGCGCCCTCCTGGTCCCGCctcccgctgccgctgccggcgccgggcgccgggcagGCGGCCTTCTCCccggcggccgcgtcggcggGCCTGCTCGCGTTCCTGTCCGACGCGTCCGGCCACAAGACGCTGCTCCTCGCTAACCCCATCACGCGCCtcctcgcgccgctgccgctctgCCCCAACGCGCGCCTCTCCCCCaccgtcggcctcgccgccggtccCACCTCCTTCATCGCCGTCGTGGCCGGGGACGATCTCGTGTCCCCCTTCGCCGTCAAGAACATCTCCGCCGACACCttcgtcgccgacgccgcctccgtcccgcCCTCCGGCTTCTGGGCCCCGagctccctcc
It includes:
- the LOC101777451 gene encoding protein UNUSUAL FLORAL ORGANS, with the translated sequence MMQQAPHHLPRLHPSSSSSSEPEEMDPRVWRRLPQPLVDRVLACLPTPSFLRLRAACRRFYGLLYSSPFLHSHLLLSPHLPFFAFAVPSAPGHLLLLDPTRRAPSWSRLPLPLPAPGAGQAAFSPAAASAGLLAFLSDASGHKTLLLANPITRLLAPLPLCPNARLSPTVGLAAGPTSFIAVVAGDDLVSPFAVKNISADTFVADAASVPPSGFWAPSSLLPRLSSLDPRAGMAFASGRFYCMSSSPFAVLVFDVAANFWSKVQPPMRRFLRSPALVELGGGREREARVALVAAVEKSRLSVPRSFMAAEAGRGFECAAHGDFVVLAPRAPASPVLVFDSRHDEWRWAPPCPYPYVGGIGAGAGGVGFRVFAYEPRLATPAIGLLDATAPAALHGMQG